The following are encoded in a window of Poecile atricapillus isolate bPoeAtr1 chromosome 21, bPoeAtr1.hap1, whole genome shotgun sequence genomic DNA:
- the LOC131587161 gene encoding fibrinogen-like protein 1-like protein, giving the protein MATQCLCLLFLTCLLALAASFPDVDIRNLYLLNGTMDDIMNAPPDSSELGDGDGHVRQARDIAHHPPASRASAWPRDCSELPRGSHSGVYIIQPKGLHHLVVYCEMNVTHGGWTVLQRNQRDTPVTWAESWSTYKFGFGNVRTEYWLGTEYIHQIAKQKVYQVRFVIQDSADTFSFADYNLFSVEDESHGYRLRLGSYNGTAGDAMTSDNPNNMHDNMKFSTKDRDQDTYSKNCAYSYEGGWWYSSCYSVRLNYKGGMTWGSLCKGNCKSSLILIKPASYC; this is encoded by the exons ATGG CTACCCAGTGCCTTTGTCTCCTGTTTTTGACCtgcctgctggccctggcagcaTCTTTTCCTGATGTTGACATAAGAAACTTGTACCTCCTCAATGGCACGATGGATGACATTATGAATGCTCCCCCAGACTCCTCCGAGCTCG GTGATGGTGATGGACACGTCCGACAGGCCAGAGACATCGCCCACCACCCGCCAGCGAGCCGTG CCTCAGCTTGGCCCAGGGACTGCAGTGAGCTCCCCCGTGGAAGCCACAGCGGCGTCTACATCATCCAGCCCAAAGGGCTCCATCACCTGGTGGTGTACTGCGAGATGAACGTGACCCACGGGGGCTGGACCGTCCTCCAGAGGAACCAGAGGGACACTCCAGTCACCTGGGCCGAGTCCTGGAGCACCTACAAGTTCGGCTTTGGGAACGTGCGCACCGAGTACTGGCTGGGCACCGAGTACATCCACCAGATCGCCAAGCAGAAGGTCTACCAGGTCAGGTTTGTCATCCAGGACTCCGCAGACACCTTCAGCTTCGCAGACTACAACCTGTTCAGCGTGGAAGATGAGTCCCACGGCtacaggctgaggctgggctcCTACAATGGGACAGCTGGGGATGCCATGACCTCAGACAATCCCAACAACATGCACGACAACATGAAATTCTCCACCAAGGATCGGGATCAGGACACTTACAGTAAGAACTGTGCCTACAGCTACGAGGGCGGGTGGTGGTACTCGTCGTGTTATTCTGTGCGGCTGAATTACAAGGGTGGCATGACATGGGGCAGCCTGTGCAAGGGGAACTGCAAATCCTCTCTTATCCTCATCAAACCAGCTTCGTATTGTTAG
- the VPS37D gene encoding vacuolar protein sorting-associated protein 37D isoform X2, which produces MSRPAAPPGSPRRLGALSTAQLRALLQDEPRLQRAARLSRKFQSLQLEREMCLASNCTQARVNLSLRPRLEDGKASLAIKYQELQEIREACWDKQQRLEVYLEKWSPQSALGQLQAKLDASEAESEAQIKQFLTQDLPLESFLESFCQSRTRSHVCRTQLEKLQELLQKDQVQKDQSGAAPKAFDLSYGFVPAFLIPSEAVAPFPVPAAPPKHHLPALEQQPASPSSEIPSLGSPLRLVGHIPLLSPQPGRGQQQPQHQKQEPPHR; this is translated from the exons ATGTCCCGGCCCGCGGCGCCGCCCGGCTCCCCGCGCCGCCTCGGGGCGCTGAGCACGGCGCAGCTCCGGGCGCTGCTGCAGGACGAGCCGCGGCTGCAGCGAGCCGCCCGCCTCAGCAGGAAG TTCCAGAGCCTACAGCTGGAGCGGGAAATGTGTTTGGCTTCAAATTGCACCCAGGCCAGGGTGAATCTGTCCCTGCGCCCACGGCTGGAGGATGGGAAGGCTTCCCTGGCCATCAAgtaccaggagctgcaggagatcCGAGAGGCGTGTTGGGACAAACAGCAGCGCCTGG AGGTTTACCTGGAGAAGTGGAGCCCACAGAGTGCCCTGGGCCAGCTCCAAGCCAAGCTTGATGCCTCCGAAGCAGAGTCAGAG GCACAGATAAAGCAGTTCCTGACCCAGGACCTGCCCCTCGAGTCCTTCCTGGAGTCCTTCTGCCAGAGCCGCACACGCTCCCACGTCTGCCGGACGCAGCTGGAGaaactgcaggagctgctgcagaaggaCCAGGTGCAGAAGGACCAG AGTGGAGCAGCCCCCAAAGCCTTTGATCTCTCCTACGGCTTCGTGCCTGCCTTCCTCATCCCCTCGGAGGCTGTTGCGCCCTTTCCCGTTCCGGCTGCACCTCCCAAGCAccatctcccagccctggaaCAGCAGCCAGCATCCCCCAGCTCTGAAATCCCCAGCCTGGGCTCTCCCCTGCGCCTCGTTGGACACATCCCCCTGCtcagcccccagcctggccGCGGGCAGCAGCAACCACAGCACCAGAAGCAGGAGCCTCCACACCGGTAG
- the VPS37D gene encoding vacuolar protein sorting-associated protein 37D isoform X1: protein MSRPAAPPGSPRRLGALSTAQLRALLQDEPRLQRAARLSRKFQSLQLEREMCLASNCTQARVNLSLRPRLEDGKASLAIKYQELQEIREACWDKQQRLEVYLEKWSPQSALGQLQAKLDASEAESEAQIKQFLTQDLPLESFLESFCQSRTRSHVCRTQLEKLQELLQKDQVQKDQVGRDPVGPAGCPGAPAGMAPARLAPLQSGAAPKAFDLSYGFVPAFLIPSEAVAPFPVPAAPPKHHLPALEQQPASPSSEIPSLGSPLRLVGHIPLLSPQPGRGQQQPQHQKQEPPHR, encoded by the exons ATGTCCCGGCCCGCGGCGCCGCCCGGCTCCCCGCGCCGCCTCGGGGCGCTGAGCACGGCGCAGCTCCGGGCGCTGCTGCAGGACGAGCCGCGGCTGCAGCGAGCCGCCCGCCTCAGCAGGAAG TTCCAGAGCCTACAGCTGGAGCGGGAAATGTGTTTGGCTTCAAATTGCACCCAGGCCAGGGTGAATCTGTCCCTGCGCCCACGGCTGGAGGATGGGAAGGCTTCCCTGGCCATCAAgtaccaggagctgcaggagatcCGAGAGGCGTGTTGGGACAAACAGCAGCGCCTGG AGGTTTACCTGGAGAAGTGGAGCCCACAGAGTGCCCTGGGCCAGCTCCAAGCCAAGCTTGATGCCTCCGAAGCAGAGTCAGAG GCACAGATAAAGCAGTTCCTGACCCAGGACCTGCCCCTCGAGTCCTTCCTGGAGTCCTTCTGCCAGAGCCGCACACGCTCCCACGTCTGCCGGACGCAGCTGGAGaaactgcaggagctgctgcagaaggaCCAGGTGCAGAAGGACCAGGTGGGCAGGGACCCTGTGGGCCCTGCAGGGTGCCCAGGTGCCCCAGCTGGCATGGCACCAGCCCGCCTTGCCCCATTGCAGAGTGGAGCAGCCCCCAAAGCCTTTGATCTCTCCTACGGCTTCGTGCCTGCCTTCCTCATCCCCTCGGAGGCTGTTGCGCCCTTTCCCGTTCCGGCTGCACCTCCCAAGCAccatctcccagccctggaaCAGCAGCCAGCATCCCCCAGCTCTGAAATCCCCAGCCTGGGCTCTCCCCTGCGCCTCGTTGGACACATCCCCCTGCtcagcccccagcctggccGCGGGCAGCAGCAACCACAGCACCAGAAGCAGGAGCCTCCACACCGGTAG
- the DNAJC30 gene encoding dnaJ homolog subfamily C member 30, mitochondrial, whose product MEPALLGRLRRLLPAAPRPGCAPPPSRAAQTGRAGAPPPRSDLYEVLGVPSTATAAQIKTAYYEQSFRYHPDRNAGSAAAAARFAAVSEAYRVLGSAALRRKYDRGLLSAQELRDAPRPSGRPPAAAAPPPPPRAPAARTGPSPPPFDFDAFYRAHYGEQLQREQLLRARREQLRLRREEAATHGRLRALSDFSVGLLFFLSVVVLYGLK is encoded by the coding sequence ATGGAGCCGGCGCTGCTGGGCCGGCTGCGGCGGCTCCTCCCCGCGGCCCCGCGGCCCGGCTGCGCCCCGCCGCCGTCCCGAGCCGCGCAGACCGGCCGTGCCGGAGCCCCGCCGCCGCGCTCCGACCTCTACGAGGTGCTGGGTGTCCCGTCCACGGCGACGGCGGCGCAGATCAAGACGGCGTACTACGAGCAGTCGTTCCGGTACCACCCCGACCGCAACGCCGGCAGCGCCGCCGCGGCCGCGCGCTTCGCCGCCGTCAGCGAGGCTTACCGGGTGCTGGGCAGCGCCGCGCTGCGCCGCAAGTACGACCGAGGGCTCCTGAGCGCCCAGGAGCTGCGCGACGCGCCCCGGCCCTCGGGCcgccctcccgccgccgccgccccgccgccgccgccccgcgcccccgCTGCCCGCACGGGGCCCTCCCCGCCGCCCTTCGACTTCGACGCCTTCTACCGCGCGCACTACGGGGAGCAGCTGCAGCGGGAGCAGCTCCTGCGGGCGCGGCGGGAGCAGCTGCGGCTCCGGCGGGAGGAGGCCGCCACGCACGGACGGCTTAGGGCGCTCTCCGATTTCTCCGTAGGGCTCCTCTTTTTCCTCAGTGTTGTCGTCCTCTACGGCCTCAAGTGA
- the BUD23 gene encoding probable 18S rRNA (guanine-N(7))-methyltransferase, translated as MAGSGRRPEHRGPPELFYDAAEARKYTHNSRVVEIQSQMSERAVELLGLPEDRACLLLDVGCGSGLSGDYISEEGHYWIGMDISPAMLDVAVEREVEGDLLLADVGHGIPFRPGMFDGCISISAVQWLCNADKKSHSPPKRLYRFFSTLYTALARGSRAVLQLYPENSEQLELITAQAMRAGFTGGMVVDYPNSAKAKKFFLCLFVGTSGTLPKGLGTECANEELHQAKFTNERTRFRNVKGKSVKKSRDWILEKKERRRRQGKEVRADTKYTGRKRRPHF; from the exons ATGGCGGGCAGCGGCCGCCGGCCCGAGCACCGCGGGCCGCCCGAGCTG TTCTATGACGCGGCCGAGGCGCGCAAGTACACCCACAA CTCGCGGGTGGTGGAGATCCAGTCGCAGATGTCGGAGcgtgctgtggagctgctggggctgcccgaGGACCGTGCGTGCCTCCTCCTGGACGTGGG CTGCGGCTCAGGGCTGAGTGGGGATTACATCTCTGAGGAGGGTCACTACTGGATCGGCATGGACATCAGCCCTGCCATGCTGG ATGTGGCCGTGGAGCGGGAGGTGGAAGGAGATCTTCTCCTTGCAGATGTGGGTCACGGCATTCCCTTCAGGCCTGGCATGTTTGATGGCTGTATCAG caTTTCTGCAGTGCAGTGGCTCTGTAACGCTGACAAGAAATCACACAGCCCCCCCAAACGCCTCTACAGATTCTTCTCCACTCTTTACACTGCCCTG GCCCGAGGATCCCGAGCTGTGCTGCAGTTGTACCCCGAGAACTCAGAGCAG ctggagcTCATCACAGCCCAAGCCATGAGAGCTGGATTTACAGGGGGAATGGTGGTTGATTACCCCAACAGCGCCAAAGCCAAGAA gttcttcctctgtctctttGTTGGGACCTCTGGCACATTACCAAAG GGCCTTGGTACCGAGTGTGCCAATGAAGAGCTGCACCAGGCAAAGTTCACCAATGAGAG GACACGGTTCAGGAATGTCAAGGGCAAGTCTGTGAAGAAAAGCCGGGACTGGATCCTGGAGAAGAAGGAGCGTAGACGGCGCCAGGGCAA GGAGGTGCGAGCAGACACGAAATACACGGGTCGGAAGCGCCGTCCTCACTTCTGA